In Lactobacillus sp. PV012, one genomic interval encodes:
- a CDS encoding GHKL domain-containing protein has translation MPITLIVTILEIFSFWLFYQKKFGSLQTLTTVVLTNFLSLAVDSTLGELKDYKIFSFPYFSVLFYLLVIFILAWVTYHFKFTKFLTKNNDYYLLSLIIFSFVTLLLVENFSKSTVLIFILFQFIFLIFLLRYYQKKEAAQQLARENKNLDIYLQTLQIEQDKLHAFKHDYQDLLKSLTHNVNSKQLKEILPKLDVYSTKQISTNELNISELNNISNPYLKSLMIEKFNQIYEYKIPYTFECTMPTKIPSSINIFDLIRIIGIGYNNAIEESLKLQQLNKIPEIRTMIHQPNSEELEITIKNRTSPQNKTDNLTQRRVTTKAGHSGLGLANVVEIITHYDSLSFYHSQKNGWFTFTLTIFNK, from the coding sequence ATGCCTATCACTCTGATTGTAACAATCCTTGAAATTTTTAGTTTCTGGCTTTTTTACCAAAAAAAATTTGGTTCTTTACAAACTCTAACTACAGTTGTATTAACCAATTTTCTTTCGCTAGCAGTCGATTCAACTTTAGGCGAACTAAAAGATTATAAAATCTTTTCCTTCCCCTACTTTTCAGTACTTTTTTATCTTCTAGTAATTTTTATACTAGCTTGGGTAACATACCACTTTAAATTCACCAAATTTCTCACTAAAAATAATGACTATTATTTACTTTCTTTAATTATTTTTTCTTTTGTTACTTTGCTTCTAGTAGAAAATTTTTCTAAATCTACTGTTTTAATTTTTATTCTTTTTCAATTTATCTTTTTAATATTTTTACTGCGCTACTATCAAAAAAAGGAGGCAGCTCAACAATTAGCAAGAGAAAACAAAAACTTAGATATTTACTTACAAACACTTCAGATAGAACAAGACAAGCTCCATGCCTTTAAACATGATTATCAAGATCTTCTCAAAAGTCTAACTCATAATGTAAATTCCAAGCAGCTTAAAGAAATATTGCCTAAATTAGACGTTTATTCAACTAAACAAATTTCTACAAATGAATTAAATATTTCTGAATTAAATAATATTTCAAATCCTTATCTAAAAAGTTTAATGATAGAGAAATTTAATCAAATTTATGAATACAAAATTCCCTATACTTTTGAATGTACTATGCCAACAAAAATTCCTTCCTCAATAAACATATTTGATTTAATTAGAATAATTGGTATTGGTTACAATAATGCAATTGAGGAAAGCTTAAAACTTCAACAGCTAAATAAAATTCCTGAAATTAGAACTATGATTCATCAACCTAATTCTGAAGAACTAGAAATTACCATTAAAAATAGAACTTCTCCTCAAAATAAAACTGACAATCTTACTCAACGCAGAGTTACAACTAAAGCTGGTCATTCAGGCTTAGGATTAGCAAATGTTGTAGAAATCATTACACACTATGATAGTCTTTCCTTTTATCATAGTCAGAAAAATGGTTGGTTTACTTTTACACTTACAATTTTTAATAAATAG
- a CDS encoding LytR/AlgR family response regulator transcription factor codes for MIQFNVFICDDNPAYLQEVTVAVKQSTIILSDEQRTFDILKTTTNYSELLNYISTHKTQNNIYFLDIELQQEKNGLDLAEQIHHLDPKGQIIFVTSYQKFAFLTYQRRIDVLDYILKTLPKVEFQQRITDTLTQAIDNLLKFSQDKKEIFTYKIGSHIYQISLDSIYYISTIKNSHSLALITKEGSSYFRESIKNITKQYPTLIKVSQSYLINYKNISDINLKDRIIIFTNNDSIPYSLRYQKVIKKLKNN; via the coding sequence ATGATCCAATTTAATGTCTTTATTTGTGATGATAATCCTGCTTATCTTCAAGAAGTAACTGTTGCTGTTAAACAATCTACAATTATCTTATCTGATGAACAACGTACCTTTGACATTTTAAAGACTACAACCAATTATTCTGAACTGCTAAATTATATTTCTACACATAAAACCCAAAATAATATCTACTTTCTTGATATTGAACTTCAACAAGAAAAAAATGGTCTAGATTTAGCTGAGCAAATTCATCATCTTGATCCTAAAGGACAAATAATTTTTGTGACTTCCTATCAAAAGTTTGCCTTTTTAACCTATCAGCGTCGAATTGATGTATTAGATTATATCCTAAAGACTCTACCAAAAGTGGAGTTTCAACAACGTATTACTGATACTTTAACCCAAGCCATCGATAATCTTCTTAAATTTTCACAAGATAAAAAAGAGATTTTTACTTATAAAATTGGTAGTCACATCTATCAAATTAGCCTTGATAGTATCTATTATATTTCTACTATTAAAAATTCCCATAGCTTAGCTTTAATTACAAAAGAAGGCTCGTCTTACTTTAGAGAAAGTATAAAAAATATTACTAAGCAATATCCTACTTTAATTAAAGTTTCTCAATCATACCTCATCAATTATAAAAATATTTCTGATATAAATTTAAAAGATAGAATTATCATTTTTACAAACAATGATTCTATTCCTTATTCTCTTCGATACCAAAAAGTTATAAAAAAGCTCAAAAATAACTAA
- a CDS encoding ATP-binding cassette domain-containing protein: MQISNLQKSFKKKQVLKDINLTTEPGQLIHIAGRNGSGKSTIFKIITGLLKADSGSITFDNNTYIGALIENPGFLEYETGLSNLQFLANLRNNYNEEKVLQLLKFFYLDPNDQQAIRKYSIGMRQKIGIIQAVMEDQNLILFDEPTRGLDPDSIHQFASLLKKLKEEGKTIIVASHDEIPEIPYTHFYKLSDGVLVDEN, translated from the coding sequence ATGCAAATTTCAAATCTCCAAAAATCATTTAAAAAGAAACAAGTTCTCAAAGATATTAATCTAACCACTGAGCCAGGGCAGTTAATTCATATCGCCGGTCGTAACGGTTCTGGAAAATCTACCATTTTTAAAATTATTACAGGGCTTCTTAAAGCAGATAGTGGCAGTATAACGTTTGATAATAATACATATATTGGCGCCTTAATTGAAAATCCTGGCTTTTTAGAATATGAAACAGGACTATCCAACCTACAATTCTTAGCTAATTTGCGCAATAATTATAATGAGGAAAAAGTTCTTCAACTTTTAAAATTTTTCTACTTAGATCCCAACGACCAACAAGCTATTCGGAAATATTCTATTGGAATGCGACAAAAAATTGGCATTATCCAAGCCGTTATGGAAGATCAAAATTTAATTTTATTTGATGAACCTACTCGCGGACTAGATCCTGATAGCATTCATCAATTTGCTTCTCTACTCAAAAAATTAAAAGAAGAAGGCAAAACGATCATCGTTGCAAGCCACGATGAAATTCCTGAAATACCTTATACTCACTTTTATAAGTTAAGTGACGGAGTACTTGTAGATGAAAATTAA
- a CDS encoding ATP-binding cassette domain-containing protein, whose translation MTNPILSVKNLSKKYRKRIIFQNLNLDIFPNTITTIYGESGSGKSTLIHIMGLLEKPSKGKIYFKKQQAPRPNTFRARKILKNEISFLFQNFALINDKSVNYNLNLAYNHKINHQEFEQEKARLLQQFLPQVSLKQKVATLSGGEQQRLALIRALLKPGEIIFGDEPTGSVDPKNREKIFKIFQYAKENGKTVILVSHDPYIINKSDYKYQLQDLTSQI comes from the coding sequence ATGACTAACCCAATTCTTTCTGTCAAAAATCTTTCTAAAAAGTATCGTAAAAGAATCATTTTTCAAAATCTCAATCTTGATATTTTCCCTAATACCATTACAACTATCTATGGCGAAAGTGGGAGTGGCAAATCTACTTTAATTCATATTATGGGCTTATTAGAAAAACCATCTAAAGGTAAGATTTATTTTAAAAAACAACAAGCTCCTCGTCCAAATACTTTTCGGGCTCGTAAAATTTTAAAAAATGAAATTAGTTTTCTTTTTCAAAATTTTGCTTTGATTAATGACAAATCTGTTAATTACAATCTAAACTTAGCATATAATCATAAAATTAATCACCAAGAATTTGAACAAGAAAAAGCAAGACTATTGCAGCAATTTTTACCCCAAGTTTCTTTAAAACAAAAAGTTGCTACTCTATCAGGTGGTGAGCAACAGCGTCTAGCTTTAATCAGAGCATTACTTAAACCAGGTGAGATTATCTTTGGAGATGAACCTACAGGCTCTGTTGATCCTAAGAATCGTGAGAAGATTTTTAAAATTTTTCAGTATGCAAAAGAAAATGGAAAAACTGTTATCTTAGTTTCTCATGATCCTTATATCATTAATAAAAGCGACTACAAGTATCAACTACAAGATTTAACTTCTCAGATATGA
- a CDS encoding CopY/TcrY family copper transport repressor, whose protein sequence is MYQEISDAEWEVMRIVWTLQEAYTSDILAALKDKKSWSQSTIKTLIRRLITKGLLSSKKDGRKFIYSPLVTETQMINQSSEKLLAKMCDMHKGGAILKLLQDYPISKSDLIKIEKEVQSKLKTAPDAVACNCIDKKMC, encoded by the coding sequence ATGTATCAAGAAATATCAGATGCTGAATGGGAAGTGATGCGTATTGTTTGGACTCTTCAAGAAGCTTATACGAGTGATATTTTAGCGGCTTTAAAAGATAAAAAGTCTTGGTCTCAATCAACTATCAAGACTTTAATTCGAAGACTAATTACTAAAGGACTTCTATCTTCTAAAAAAGATGGCCGTAAATTTATTTATTCTCCTCTTGTCACAGAAACTCAGATGATTAATCAGTCTTCTGAAAAATTACTTGCAAAAATGTGCGATATGCATAAAGGGGGTGCCATCTTGAAGCTTCTTCAAGACTATCCCATCTCAAAAAGTGATTTAATTAAGATAGAAAAAGAAGTACAAAGCAAATTAAAGACTGCTCCGGATGCAGTAGCTTGCAATTGCATTGATAAAAAGATGTGCTAG
- a CDS encoding cupredoxin domain-containing protein — translation MGITQIITIIIALVIIAFILWWFFAPHKQQAEAATIVEDEQTANIVVNGGYSPATVVLKKGIPAQINFDLKDSTACLSHVVFEQLGVNKDLTKQPITTVTIPTDKAGTYNFACGMDMFHGKVIVK, via the coding sequence ATGGGCATCACTCAAATTATTACAATTATTATTGCCTTGGTAATAATTGCATTTATTTTATGGTGGTTCTTTGCACCACATAAGCAACAAGCAGAAGCTGCTACTATTGTAGAAGATGAGCAAACCGCTAATATTGTTGTTAACGGTGGCTACAGCCCTGCAACAGTGGTACTCAAGAAAGGGATTCCTGCTCAAATCAACTTTGATTTAAAAGATTCCACTGCTTGTTTATCTCATGTGGTTTTTGAACAACTAGGTGTCAACAAGGACTTAACTAAGCAACCAATTACTACTGTTACCATCCCAACTGACAAAGCTGGTACTTACAACTTCGCTTGTGGAATGGATATGTTTCATGGAAAGGTTATTGTAAAATGA
- a CDS encoding cupredoxin domain-containing protein: MSIFSKNQVKKVVVSADNHGYKPDVIEFKEGKPAQIKFIPKGNLGCLDELNFKELDIHDDLKNKKEVTVNIPTDKPATYNFACGMDMFHGKVIVK; encoded by the coding sequence ATGAGTATTTTTTCTAAAAATCAAGTTAAAAAAGTTGTTGTTTCAGCTGACAATCATGGCTACAAACCAGATGTCATTGAATTTAAAGAAGGCAAACCTGCTCAGATTAAGTTTATTCCAAAGGGTAATCTTGGCTGTCTAGACGAATTGAATTTTAAAGAATTAGACATTCATGACGATCTTAAAAATAAAAAAGAAGTCACTGTCAACATTCCTACTGATAAACCAGCCACTTATAATTTTGCTTGTGGCATGGACATGTTTCATGGAAAGGTTATTGTAAAATAA
- a CDS encoding copper-translocating P-type ATPase — protein sequence MKLSNIQRFWISFILSIPMLIQMFAMPFGWMMPGYNWIALITTTVIMAISALPYWKSAWAAFKKHDANMNTLVATGTAVAYFYSIFAMFTDRPVYFESAAFVTVFVLLGDAMEEKMHNNASNALGKLMGLQAKDAEVLRNGQYTKIPLDQVQIGDLIRVKPGEKIPVDGVITEGKTNLDESMVTGESMPVMKQVGDTVIGSTMNTNSVITFKATKIGNDTMLAQIVDLVKKAQTSHAPIQNLTDKISNIFVPTVMIIAIITFVIWYAIIGATAVEAMLFAVAVIVIACPCALGLATPTALMVGTARSAKMGVLIKNGEVLQEVSKLTTVVFDKTGTITVGKPEVTDIVGDSNLVLAVAASLEESSEHPLATAILKKAKEENISITPSREFEAIEGKGVKADYNGQTAFVGSNRLLADVEISDDLKQQATKLQKEAKTVVYVGLDGKIIGLIAIQDVPKKTSKQAIQELKDRGLKTVMLTGDNEDVAQAVAKEVGIDQVIAGILPNEKALQIKKLQQQGNIVAFVGDGINDAPALSTADVGIAMGSGTDIAIDSGGIVLVQNDLRGVVRALEMSKKTFNRIKLNLFWALIYNTIGIPIAAGLFAGLGFSLSPELAGLAMAFSSVSVVTSSLLLNKVKIRA from the coding sequence ATGAAACTCTCAAATATTCAACGATTTTGGATTTCTTTTATTCTATCAATTCCCATGTTGATCCAAATGTTTGCGATGCCTTTTGGCTGGATGATGCCTGGTTATAACTGGATTGCCTTAATTACTACTACCGTTATTATGGCAATTTCTGCCCTTCCCTACTGGAAGAGTGCCTGGGCTGCTTTTAAAAAGCATGACGCAAACATGAATACTCTTGTTGCTACGGGAACAGCTGTAGCGTATTTTTACAGTATTTTTGCCATGTTTACTGATCGACCTGTTTACTTTGAAAGTGCTGCCTTTGTAACGGTATTTGTTTTACTAGGGGATGCAATGGAGGAAAAGATGCATAACAATGCCTCCAATGCTTTAGGTAAACTAATGGGTCTCCAAGCAAAAGATGCAGAAGTACTACGTAATGGACAATATACTAAGATTCCATTGGATCAAGTACAAATTGGTGATTTAATTCGCGTTAAGCCTGGAGAAAAAATTCCAGTAGACGGAGTTATTACCGAAGGGAAAACTAACCTAGATGAATCAATGGTAACTGGTGAAAGCATGCCAGTAATGAAGCAGGTTGGTGATACCGTTATTGGTTCAACCATGAATACTAATAGCGTTATAACTTTTAAAGCAACAAAAATTGGTAATGATACCATGTTAGCTCAAATTGTTGACTTAGTTAAAAAAGCTCAAACTAGCCATGCTCCTATTCAAAATCTAACTGATAAAATTTCTAATATTTTTGTCCCTACTGTGATGATTATTGCAATTATTACTTTTGTAATTTGGTACGCTATAATTGGTGCCACTGCAGTTGAAGCTATGTTATTCGCAGTTGCTGTAATTGTTATTGCTTGCCCATGTGCTTTAGGTCTTGCTACCCCAACAGCTCTGATGGTAGGAACCGCTCGTAGTGCTAAAATGGGAGTTTTGATCAAAAACGGTGAAGTTTTACAAGAAGTTAGCAAGTTAACTACGGTTGTTTTTGATAAAACTGGTACAATCACTGTTGGTAAACCTGAAGTCACTGATATTGTTGGTGACTCAAATCTTGTCTTAGCTGTTGCGGCTAGTTTAGAAGAATCTTCAGAACACCCTTTAGCTACCGCTATTTTAAAGAAGGCTAAAGAAGAAAATATTTCAATTACGCCTAGTCGTGAATTTGAGGCAATTGAAGGAAAAGGAGTTAAAGCCGACTATAATGGCCAAACTGCTTTTGTTGGAAGCAATCGTCTTTTAGCTGATGTGGAAATTTCTGACGATCTAAAACAACAAGCTACTAAGCTTCAAAAAGAAGCTAAGACAGTTGTTTATGTCGGTTTAGATGGCAAAATAATTGGATTAATTGCTATCCAAGATGTTCCTAAAAAAACTTCAAAACAAGCAATCCAGGAGCTTAAAGATCGTGGTCTAAAAACTGTGATGCTTACTGGGGACAATGAAGATGTCGCTCAAGCAGTTGCAAAAGAAGTAGGAATCGATCAAGTAATAGCTGGCATTTTACCAAATGAAAAAGCACTTCAGATTAAAAAACTTCAACAACAAGGTAATATAGTGGCATTTGTAGGTGATGGAATTAATGATGCACCTGCCCTTTCTACAGCAGATGTTGGGATTGCAATGGGATCTGGAACAGATATTGCAATTGACTCTGGTGGAATTGTCTTAGTTCAAAACGATCTGCGTGGCGTTGTGCGAGCTTTAGAAATGTCTAAAAAAACCTTTAATCGCATTAAGCTTAACCTCTTTTGGGCTCTTATTTACAATACTATTGGTATTCCTATTGCAGCAGGATTATTTGCTGGATTAGGCTTTAGTTTAAGCCCAGAATTGGCAGGATTAGCAATGGCCTTTTCATCAGTTTCTGTTGTTACAAGCTCATTATTACTAAATAAAGTTAAAATTAGAGCATAG
- a CDS encoding Crp/Fnr family transcriptional regulator yields the protein MKHNPEKCLTKVEIFKTLPQEVKEKLSTISTHQILYKKGRLIRSMGEAGGLLVIDRGCAKVFNLDEEGNEVVLNILQEGEIEGEGDLFRDSKSNTFIEALEDTQICGIDRNKFQIFLKENPEVALKLLNNFGQKIVQTQRHELLKSVLDAKKRIWEYLKDISIKSGEKEFSLRLKKKDIAAYLGMSPETFSRKLKELEKEGVIEVRGKKVKLR from the coding sequence ATGAAACATAATCCAGAAAAATGTTTAACTAAGGTAGAGATCTTTAAAACATTGCCTCAAGAAGTTAAAGAAAAATTGAGTACTATTTCAACACACCAAATTCTTTATAAAAAGGGTAGATTAATAAGGAGTATGGGAGAAGCAGGAGGATTATTAGTAATTGATAGAGGGTGTGCCAAAGTATTCAATTTAGATGAAGAGGGTAATGAAGTAGTATTGAATATCTTGCAAGAAGGAGAGATAGAAGGAGAAGGGGATCTATTTAGAGATAGTAAGTCAAATACTTTCATTGAAGCGCTTGAAGATACGCAAATATGTGGAATTGATAGGAATAAGTTTCAGATATTTTTAAAAGAAAATCCTGAGGTTGCTTTAAAGTTATTGAATAATTTTGGTCAAAAAATTGTGCAGACACAACGGCATGAGCTATTAAAGTCAGTTCTAGATGCGAAAAAGCGAATTTGGGAATATTTAAAAGATATAAGTATAAAAAGCGGTGAAAAAGAGTTTTCTTTAAGATTAAAAAAGAAAGATATTGCTGCTTATTTAGGAATGTCTCCAGAAACATTTAGCCGAAAATTGAAAGAGTTGGAAAAAGAGGGAGTAATAGAAGTAAGAGGTAAAAAAGTAAAATTAAGATAG
- a CDS encoding malolactic enzyme — protein MSNAWSILNNPFKNKGTAFTDEERKKLGLVGTLPVRVETIEEQAKRVYDEYKTRPEGLQQRQYLMEVFDTNRTLFYYVMQHHIEELMPIIYDPVIAPAIEKYSEIFQRPQEAAFLSIDDEGSIEESLRNAAAGRNVKLIVATDAEGILGIGDWGTNGVNIAIGKLMVYTAAAGIDPSEVLPVSLDVGTNNETLLNDPLYLGVRHKRVYGDKYYDFVDKFVQTAREVFPDVYLHFEDFGRDNATKILKKYQDKIPVFNDDVQGTGIVCLAGVLGALNISKQKFTDQIFLTYGAGTAGMGIANMMYREMRMEGLSEEEAKKHFYLVDKQGLLFEDTPGLTPEQKPFVRKRSEFENADELTNLEAVVKAVHPSVMIGTSTNPGAFTEGVVKAMAAGTERPIIFPISNPTKLIEAHPADIIKWTEGRALVATGIPSAPVEYKGVTYHIGQANNALIYPGLGLGVLASKTRLVDDEILSAAAHSLGGIVDTSKPGAAVLPPISMLQSFTKTEARAVVQSAIDQGLAGEGITDPAKVTEEIQWTAEYTNED, from the coding sequence ATGAGTAATGCATGGAGTATTTTAAATAATCCTTTTAAAAATAAAGGTACAGCATTTACAGATGAAGAAAGAAAAAAATTAGGTTTAGTAGGTACTTTACCAGTACGTGTTGAAACTATTGAAGAACAAGCAAAACGTGTTTATGATGAATACAAGACTCGTCCTGAAGGTTTGCAACAACGTCAATACTTAATGGAAGTATTTGATACTAACCGTACTTTATTCTACTACGTAATGCAACATCATATCGAAGAATTGATGCCAATTATTTATGATCCTGTGATTGCACCTGCAATTGAAAAATACAGTGAAATTTTCCAAAGACCTCAAGAAGCTGCTTTCTTATCAATTGATGATGAAGGTTCAATTGAAGAAAGTTTGCGTAACGCTGCCGCAGGCCGCAATGTAAAATTAATCGTTGCTACTGATGCAGAAGGTATCTTAGGTATTGGTGATTGGGGAACTAATGGTGTAAATATTGCTATTGGTAAATTGATGGTTTATACTGCAGCTGCTGGTATCGATCCAAGTGAAGTATTACCAGTTTCTTTAGATGTTGGTACTAACAATGAAACTTTACTAAATGATCCCCTTTATTTGGGTGTACGTCACAAGCGTGTATATGGTGATAAGTACTACGACTTTGTTGATAAGTTTGTGCAAACTGCACGTGAAGTCTTCCCAGATGTTTACTTACACTTTGAAGACTTTGGTCGTGATAATGCTACTAAGATTTTAAAGAAATACCAAGATAAGATTCCAGTCTTTAATGATGATGTTCAAGGTACTGGTATCGTATGTTTAGCTGGTGTTTTAGGTGCCTTAAATATTTCTAAACAAAAGTTCACTGATCAAATCTTTTTAACTTATGGTGCTGGTACCGCAGGGATGGGTATTGCCAACATGATGTACCGTGAAATGCGGATGGAAGGTTTAAGTGAAGAAGAAGCTAAGAAACACTTCTACTTAGTAGATAAGCAAGGTCTTTTATTTGAAGATACTCCAGGCTTAACTCCAGAACAAAAGCCATTTGTACGTAAGAGAAGTGAATTTGAAAATGCGGATGAATTAACTAACTTAGAAGCAGTAGTTAAAGCTGTTCATCCAAGCGTTATGATTGGTACTTCAACTAATCCAGGTGCCTTTACTGAAGGAGTTGTAAAAGCTATGGCAGCTGGTACTGAACGTCCAATTATTTTCCCAATTTCAAATCCAACTAAGTTAATTGAAGCTCACCCTGCAGACATTATTAAATGGACTGAAGGCCGTGCTTTGGTTGCTACTGGTATTCCATCAGCTCCAGTTGAATATAAGGGTGTAACTTACCACATTGGTCAAGCTAATAATGCCTTGATTTACCCAGGTTTAGGTTTAGGGGTTTTAGCAAGTAAGACTAGACTTGTTGACGATGAAATTTTATCAGCAGCTGCTCACTCACTGGGTGGTATTGTTGATACTTCTAAACCAGGTGCAGCTGTACTTCCTCCAATTTCTATGCTTCAATCATTTACTAAGACTGAAGCTCGTGCAGTTGTACAATCTGCTATTGATCAAGGCTTAGCTGGTGAAGGTATTACTGATCCTGCTAAAGTTACTGAAGAAATCCAATGGACTGCTGAATACACTAACGAAGACTAA
- a CDS encoding LysR family transcriptional regulator produces the protein MNTQDLRYFHTLVQLKSYTKTAEHYNVSQPTITAAVKRLEKKLGGQFIIRDQSHKSIIITHLGMQFDEHAQAILNEISVAKAEIASEPDNDIPFGLPPIIGRNYLPKIAPALFSRGLLPRLNVIEHGSYDLRKMLLQGDINLTLLGLTSLEIEPAIKLHPISHYPIEIIVSKKHPLAQKKGVYFKDIAQENFIGMTQDYIHTQALDTLMQRNHLHLNTIYRSPDVMVIKSLVAQNLGVSYVTNLSINKNDNIVSIPLLDREQPEFILAAATRKNHIFSKQEKELWEVLTKDN, from the coding sequence GTGAATACACAAGATTTACGATATTTTCATACTCTAGTTCAACTCAAAAGTTATACAAAAACAGCTGAGCATTATAATGTGAGTCAGCCAACTATTACTGCTGCGGTTAAACGATTAGAAAAAAAGCTGGGTGGGCAGTTCATTATCCGGGACCAATCTCATAAGAGTATTATCATCACTCACTTAGGGATGCAATTTGATGAGCATGCTCAAGCAATTTTAAATGAAATTTCCGTTGCCAAGGCCGAAATTGCCTCTGAACCAGATAATGATATTCCCTTTGGCTTACCTCCAATTATTGGACGTAATTATCTTCCCAAAATTGCTCCAGCGCTTTTTTCAAGAGGTCTTCTTCCTCGTTTGAATGTCATTGAACATGGCTCTTACGACTTACGTAAAATGCTTTTACAAGGCGACATTAATCTTACTTTACTAGGATTGACTTCCCTAGAAATAGAGCCCGCAATCAAGCTTCATCCGATTTCGCATTATCCAATCGAAATTATTGTTTCCAAAAAACATCCTCTTGCTCAGAAAAAGGGAGTTTACTTTAAAGATATTGCCCAGGAAAACTTTATTGGCATGACTCAAGATTACATTCATACCCAAGCACTTGATACGTTAATGCAACGTAATCACCTTCATTTAAATACCATTTACCGTAGTCCTGACGTTATGGTAATTAAATCTTTAGTTGCCCAAAACTTAGGTGTTTCATATGTAACAAATCTTTCAATTAACAAAAATGATAATATTGTGTCAATTCCATTACTCGATCGAGAACAACCAGAATTTATTTTAGCAGCTGCTACAAGAAAGAATCATATTTTCAGTAAGCAAGAAAAAGAGCTATGGGAAGTTTTAACAAAAGATAATTAA
- a CDS encoding AEC family transporter — MSAFLSSIQSVVVIVLIMLLGYILRKQGWLADSFGGNVSKLITQIALPASIFMSVQNNLTRGKLFNLFAGLLLPFIGVVISYIVAFILVKVLKVKVGRRGVFINTIANANTIFIGMPLNLALFGPKATSYFLIYYIINTVSTWAFGVFLIKNDDPTLVKAEKQHNKVNWKKILPMPLVGFFVAVIWLLTGIQLPKFLGDTFNYVGSLVTPLSLIYIGIVLANAGLKSIHFDKDTIFALLGRFVLAPVVMILLVMWFGPSILHLSIPSLMGKTFIVQSATPALAVLPILAGEAHGDVDYATNVVVLSTLLFIVVVPILMFIIG, encoded by the coding sequence ATGTCAGCGTTTCTATCATCTATCCAAAGTGTAGTCGTTATTGTCTTGATTATGCTTTTAGGATATATTCTTCGCAAACAAGGATGGCTAGCAGACTCATTTGGTGGTAATGTTTCTAAATTAATTACACAAATTGCCTTGCCTGCTTCCATTTTTATGTCTGTTCAAAATAACTTAACTCGTGGAAAGTTATTTAACTTATTTGCGGGTTTGCTCTTACCATTTATTGGAGTAGTTATTTCTTACATTGTAGCCTTTATTTTGGTTAAGGTGCTTAAAGTTAAGGTTGGACGTCGTGGGGTATTTATCAACACGATCGCTAACGCCAACACTATCTTTATTGGAATGCCTTTGAACTTGGCACTTTTTGGTCCTAAGGCAACTTCATATTTCTTGATCTACTACATCATCAATACGGTTTCCACTTGGGCCTTTGGTGTATTCTTGATCAAGAATGATGATCCAACTCTAGTTAAAGCTGAAAAGCAACATAACAAGGTTAACTGGAAGAAGATCTTACCAATGCCATTAGTTGGTTTCTTTGTGGCAGTAATTTGGCTATTAACTGGTATTCAATTACCAAAATTCCTTGGCGATACCTTTAATTACGTTGGTAGCTTAGTAACGCCATTATCATTAATTTATATTGGTATTGTATTAGCTAATGCTGGTCTTAAGAGTATCCACTTTGACAAAGATACAATCTTTGCGTTACTTGGACGTTTCGTATTAGCTCCAGTTGTCATGATCTTATTGGTTATGTGGTTTGGACCATCAATACTTCACTTAAGTATCCCAAGCTTAATGGGTAAGACTTTCATCGTTCAATCTGCAACACCAGCACTTGCTGTGCTTCCAATTTTGGCCGGTGAAGCTCATGGTGATGTCGACTACGCAACAAATGTTGTTGTTTTAAGTACTTTATTATTCATCGTAGTTGTACCAATTTTAATGTTTATTATTGGTTAA